From a single Nakaseomyces glabratus chromosome F, complete sequence genomic region:
- the SIP1 gene encoding Sip1p (CAGL0F03047g~Ortholog(s) have AMP-activated protein kinase activity, receptor signaling complex scaffold activity), with product MHSLFKEDYSVTKEASEPEADESIDVNMAGLSLTSSMGDGSALHISSPGPSNATVQTIKREVTHGDESPQGDSDDINAQHSRAMSEHRPSIVALKMSLKEVAEAAAAKRKNLPFRTINNVMDSQRSSISSSRDEIFVDASPSPVVTRTASIDIPRSEDGRRSSNRLVNSKPYLYNYEPSGVPVGDPDGGMLQGTDVVLNQELLEQALKRDMKRKRADTMQSSTVELNKKVDTNTSKNSNHTEIMKNPPETAEPTSATAAMMMRLYGDRTLLNQQITKQKEDENKYSHTITNAAYKKLKPFSGVKRKILSNPNLNLQPLEPIRPNEPPTSGQRTPNNSAHVHSESPSPDRTNVILKWRDSQNQSNNKELKVYLVSNEICASLKNDDKLFAEGKLLATDNSQFNKIPLSYDSHNNEWYVPDLYLPQGIYRLQFLVNGNLVHSDFLPTATDDQGNIMNWFEVLRGYDRIEPYRDESEIQSDYTSSVDTTLEGMENNGFQGSSDNSTTSMRNNNPVALNLQAPAPSKAQASRNSSYYSAKSFEKSITQFSDYTGVSRTNSMVSAVSPINNANTRDNDLEFFPPIKPKVYEYSNNIPALFRISCDMEDVDDDNGTENNPRAFYDRPSFTNRVVDCNQDALFGDLQKGGKMDAEEAENLFLKKYQVPDLPVYLNSTYLNKIFHEFHQVAGPSTQDSSINHIIPHVNLKHLLTSSIRDGIVSVACTTRYAGKFITQVIYAPCGNDQLESKE from the coding sequence ATGCATTCTTTGTTCAAGGAGGATTACTCGGTGACGAAGGAGGCGTCTGAGCCCGAGGCAGACGAGAGCATTGATGTGAATATGGCTGGGCTGTCGCTGACGTCGTCGATGGGCGATGGGTCTGCGTTGCACATATCAAGTCCCGGGCCTTCTAATGCTACTGTGCAGACGATCAAACGGGAGGTTACGCACGGGGACGAGTCTCCTCAGGGTGATTCGGATGATATAAATGCGCAGCATAGCAGGGCGATGAGTGAGCACAGGCCCAGCATAGTTGCTTTGAAGATGTCTTTGAAGGAAGTTGCTGAGGCAGCGGCGGCGAAGCGTAAGAACCTGCCTTTCCGGACAATAAATAATGTGATGGACTCTCAGCGGAGTTCCATTTCGTCGTCCAGGGATGAAATATTTGTGGATGCTAGTCCGTCGCCAGTTGTGACACGAACAGCCTCAATTGATATTCCGCGCTCTGAAGATGGGAGACGTTCTAGTAATAGGCTGGTGAACTCTAAGCCGTACCTGTACAACTATGAACCGTCGGGTGTTCCTGTTGGCGACCCTGATGGAGGCATGTTGCAAGGCACAGACGTTGTGCTGAATCAGGAGTTGTTGGAACAAGCTCTCAAACGTGATATGAAGAGGAAAAGGGCGGACACCATGCAATCTTCTACTGTGGAACTAAATAAGAAGGTCGATACCAATACTTCGAAGAACAGTAACCATACtgaaataatgaaaaaccCACCTGAAACTGCGGAGCCAACGTCTGCCACTGCTGCAATGATGATGAGATTATATGGGGATCGTACTTTGCTGAACCAACAGATTACGAAACAAAAGGAAGATGAGAATAAATACAGTCATACTATTACTAATGCTGCTTACAAGAAGCTGAAACCATTTTCTGGAGTGAAACGAAAGATACTATCCAATCCAAATTTAAACTTACAACCATTAGAACCAATTAGACCAAATGAGCCTCCTACATCAGGTCAAAGAACTCCTAATAATAGCGCCCATGTACATAGTGAAAGCCCTTCCCCTGATCGTACAAACGTAATACTGAAATGGAGGGATTCTCAAAATCAATCCAATAATAAGGAACTTAAAGTTTATCTTGTTAGTAATGAAATATGCGCTTCCTTGAAAAATGATGACAAACTCTTCGCAGAGGGTAAGCTACTAGCTACTGATAATTCTCAATTCAATAAGATTCCTTTAAGTTATGACTCACACAATAATGAATGGTATGTTCCTGATTTATATTTACCTCAGGGTATTTACCGACTGCAATTCTTGGTTAACGGTAACCTGGTGCATTCTGATTTCTTACCAACAGCTACTGATGATCAGGGAAACATTATGAACTGGTTTGAGGTCTTGAGGGGTTATGATCGAATTGAACCGTATAGAGATGAATCCGAGATTCAAAGTGATTATACAAGTTCTGTGGATACAACATTAGAAGGTATGGAAAACAATGGTTTTCAGGGCAGTTCGGACAATAGTACCACAAGTATGAGAAACAATAATCCCGTGGCTCTAAATCTACAGGCACCTGCTCCCAGCAAGGCACAAGCGTCGCGCAACTCTTCATATTATTCAGCAAAGAGCTTTGAAAAGTCTATAACCCAATTTTCCGACTATACTGGTGTTAGTAGAACTAACTCCATGGTCAGTGCGGTTAGTCCAATTAATAATGCGAATACTCGTGATAACGATTTGGAGTTCTTTCCTCCTATAAAACCCAAGGTTTATGAATATTCAAACAATATTCCAGCCCTTTTCAGAATATCCTGTGACATGGAAGATGtggatgatgataatgGTACCGAAAATAACCCACGAGCATTTTATGATCGCCCTAGCTTTACTAATAGAGTTGTGGATTGTAATCAGGATGCTCTATTTGGTGATTTGCAGAAGGGGGGGAAAATGGAtgctgaagaagctgagaatctattcttgaagaaataccAGGTTCCAGATTTACCGGTATATCTAAACTCTACTTATctgaacaaaatatttcatgAATTCCATCAAGTGGCAGGCCCATCAACTCAGGACTCTAGCATCAATCATATCATACCTCATGTGAATTTGAAGCACTTACTAACGAGCAGTATCAGAGATGGTATTGTTAGTGTAGCATGTACTACTAGATATGCTGGTAAGTTTATAACACAAGTTATATACGCTCCTTGTGGGAATGATCAGCTAGAGAgtaaagaataa
- the CAD1 gene encoding Cad1p (CAGL0F03069g~bZIP domain-containing protein), which yields MSKVSKEGKKKAGRKIIDTEAKNKRTAQNRAAQRAFRERKEAKLRALEETIVVLKGMNSKKNSETEYLKECLSELLTEVTKYRPANEKDQGILKRLKEIKADDLKSVEVVPEQPSATNFMNSPTNITTAGSDKQADKTSSKKSSPHVKLESNTSSVSVTSEERGVLSHTPTTTNTSFDTSPSVINDLQRTAANRLESTGSWMDSIFDQDSKLSNLMNDQSFYPFDNISFGNSPVITNNWGENDMVAKQAGLESFNFAISNSNSTFGLPAIATDISDINDINDTTTRIEPQLAFPGEDIKYSRENMVMRRESSAMNNGGILDTVINSPIPMLDDNSEDILGDFTCSCQNKANSCPTRQLENEAKATPVGKKIADMNLDDVELRCELLTQHIIYREPLSTVLQLLKRTRHERDARSSEGKPVLRCEDICGTVGPSIGYDSLDFENLCAELMNKAKISDDGDGTDIVPKRHVVIKAGDLQRTLAKHISS from the coding sequence ATGTCGAAGGTTAGCAAGGAAgggaagaagaaggctGGGCGGAAGATTATTGACACTGAGGCCAAGAATAAGCGTACGGCGCAGAACCGGGCTGCGCAGCGGGCGTTTCGGGAGCGGAAGGAGGCGAAACTGCGGGCTTTAGAGGAGACTATAGTGGTTTTGAAAGGAATGAACAGCAAGAAGAATAGTGAGACGGAGTACTTGAAGGAGTGTCTGAGTGAGTTGCTTACGGAGGTGACCAAGTACAGGCCTGCTAACGAGAAGGACCAAGGGATTCTCAAGAGGTTGAAGGAGATCAAGGCCGATGACTTGAAAAGCGTTGAAGTTGTGCCCGAGCAGCCGAGCGCGACTAACTTCATGAACAGCCCTACGAACATCACCACAGCGGGTTCCGATAAGCAAGCGGATAAAACTTCCAGTAAGAAGAGCTCTCCTCATGTTAAGCTGGAGTCCAATACATCTTCTGTGTCGGTTACTTCGGAGGAAAGAGGAGTTTTGTCGCACACACCCACCACTACGAACACATCGTTTGACACTTCCCCCTCAGTGATTAACGATCTACAAAGAACAGCGGCCAACAGGCTGGAGTCTACTGGATCGTGGATGGACTCGATATTTGACCAGGATTCCAAGCTGTCAAACTTAATGAACGACCAATCTTTCTACCCATTTGATAACATCAGCTTTGGCAATTCCCCTGTAATAACGAACAACTGGGGAGAGAACGATATGGTCGCTAAGCAAGCTGGGCTAGAGTCCTTCAATTTTGCTATCtccaacagcaacagcacGTTCGGTTTGCCTGCGATAGCCACGGACATAAGCGACATAAACGACATTAACGACACGACGACACGGATAGAACCGCAATTAGCATTCCCTGGGGAGGACATCAAGTACTCCAGGGAGAACATGGTGATGAGGAGAGAGAGCTCTGCAATGAACAACGGTGGCATCCTAGATACGGTGATAAACTCGCCGATACCCATGCTCGATGACAACTCGGAGGATATCCTCGGGGATTTCACATGTAGTTGCCAGAACAAAGCTAACAGCTGTCCTACACGTCAATTGGAGAACGAGGCTAAGGCAACCCCCGTGGGCAAGAAGATAGCAGACATGAACCTGGACGATGTGGAGCTACGGTGTGAGCTTCTGACGCaacatataatatacaGAGAGCCCTTGAGCACAGTGCTACAGCTCTTGAAGCGCACACGACATGAGAGGGACGCAAGGAGCAGCGAAGGCAAGCCGGTACTGCGGTGCGAGGATATCTGCGGTACTGTGGGGCCCAGTATCGGATACGACTCGCTCGATTTCGAGAACTTGTGTGCTGAGCTGATGAACAAAGCCAAAATATCTGACGATGGCGACGGCACGGACATAGTACCAAAGCGGCACGTCGTGATCAAAGCGGGAGACCTGCAACGCACCCTCGCAAAGCATATCTCTTCATAG
- the DYN2 gene encoding dynein light chain (CAGL0F03091g~Ortholog(s) have ATP-dependent microtubule motor activity, plus-end-directed activity) yields the protein MDQVIVKASDMGDEMQQEVFRIAEEAMREHTLEREIASVIKKEMDSRYGHTWHVIVGRSFGSYVTHEKGKFVYFYVGPLALLVFKT from the exons ATGGATCAAG TTATAGTGAAGGCCTCTGATATGGGCGATGAGATGCAGCAGGAGGTGTTCCGCATCGCTGAGGAAGCCATGCGAGAGCACACGCTAGAGCGGGAGATTGCGAGTGtgatcaagaaagagatgGACTCCCGGTATGGCCACACCTGGCATGTCATTGTGGGTAGGAGCTTCGGCAGCTACGTTACGCATGAGAAGGGCAAGTTTGTGTACTTCTATGTGGGACCTCTGGCGCTGCTGGTGTTCAAGACATAA
- the SNX41 gene encoding Snx41p (CAGL0F03113g~Ortholog(s) have phosphatidylinositol-3-phosphate binding activity, role in retrograde transport, endosome to Golgi and cytosol, endosome localization) produces the protein MKNKSRKRGGRDEDLEEEDNNPFVGTTHMFASGIASAPGGQQAVLKLAQPAPGEQQGASTPDGAGVVAGTAAGATGATGAAGEGEDEDEDSNENSDIRDEDVDILTQTLYKAAEEPFVSVPVRATGTDSLFKIPVDSSGPIQIKEAGDYKDPWGKHAIGYVIELDGFKTVRRYSEFYSLRKNLTLLLPTVVVPPLPPKHSIMNYIFKKSIDTRIIDSRKRTLCRFLNECYEVPDIANHIVFKKFLDCEIIWKDVLNSAPILILPHDNRLAPPLNPTKPSPLHLLLPAPNSKVATNTSILNPLIPTNTELENKFNKLEKKFWEYKINYKNLHKTVKQLENHLKLIGGLHSELGVHYNSFSIENAIISSDGNENEDRSSSMLIEKVGHAFDVSYVTDEILSERHIVNLEEPLYEFIQLLEDCKRVLGFRKAKYLQYEIVEITMDKNKKRLRALLDLDDHIKTMTNVINQSTILESRKYSNQEPISDVPDSPYSKVDYTSEGEESAHDETHADHDTPQQEHHKSDDEENIEQLSSSLHASTINANKIKVRKKLSRRRDRSARELDPSLLTEAERKQEIKILQRELDKLEDVQKLVLRDIEDVNESTLRSLEHVSTKLEQRWGNMLRQVTKAMIDFSRESLNAWRQVRKDK, from the coding sequence ATGAAGAACAAGTCACGGAAACGTGGCGGCAGGGACGAAGACCTGGAGGAGGAGGACAATAACCCATTTGTGGGCACCACACATATGTTTGCGTCTGGGATAGCGAGTGCCCCTGGTGGTCAGCAGGCGGTGCTGAAGTTGGCGCAGCCTGCGCCTGGGGAACAGCAAGGTGCTAGTACTCCAGATGGTGCGGGTGTGGTTGCTGGCACTGCTGCAGGTGCTACAGGCGCTACAGGCGCTGCAGGTGAGGGCGAGGACGAAGATGAGGACAGCAACGAGAACAGCGATATTAGGGATGAGGATGTGGACATACTGACGCAGACGCTGTACAAGGCTGCTGAAGAGCCCTTTGTGTCTGTTCCAGTGCGGGCCACTGGAACAGACTCCTTATTTAAGATTCCTGTGGACAGCTCAGGCCCTATACAGATCAAGGAGGCCGGTGACTACAAGGACCCCTGGGGCAAGCACGCTATTGGCTATGTGATCGAGCTGGACGGATTCAAGACTGTGCGGCGGTACTCCGAGTTTTACTCCTTGCGAAAGAACCTCACGCTACTGCTGCCAACTGTAGTAGTACCGCCTTTGCCGCCAAAACACTCTATTATGAACTATATATTCAAGAAGTCTATTGACACACGGATCATCGACTCCCGGAAACGCACGTTGTGCCGGTTTCTGAACGAGTGCTACGAGGTACCAGACATTGCCAACCATATTGTgtttaaaaaatttctggACTGTGAGATTATCTGGAAGGATGTGCTGAACTCGGCGCCCATACTAATACTACCACACGACAATAGGCTGGCGCCACCACTAAACCCTACCAAACCGAGTCCATTACACTTGTTATTGCCAGCACCGAACTCAAAAGTAGCTACAAACACAAGCATCCTAAACCCCCTCATACCGACTAACACCGAATTGGAGAACAAGTTTAACAAGCTTGAGAAGAAGTTCTGGGAGTACAAGATTAACTACAAGAATCTCCACAAAACGGTCAAGCAATTGGAAAACCACTTGAAACTTATTGGTGGGCTGCACAGTGAGCTAGGTGTGCATTACAATTCTTTTAGCATTGAGAATGCTATCATAAGCAGCGATGGGAACGAAAATGAAGACAGATCGAGTAGCATGCTAATTGAAAAAGTGGGTCATGCTTTCGACGTGAGCTATGTCACGGATGAAATCTTGAGCGAAAGACATATAGTGAATCTAGAAGAACCATTGTACGAGTTCATACAGTTGCTAGAGGACTGTAAACGTGTCTTAGGCTTCCGCAAGGCCAAATATTTGCAGTACGAAATCGTTGAAATTACTATggataaaaacaaaaagagaCTGCGAGCATTGCTAGATTTAGACGATCACATTAAAACCATGACTAATGTCATAAATCAGAGCACAATACTTGAGTCACGAAAGTATTCTAACCAGGAACCCATCAGCGATGTACCAGATTCTCCATACTCAAAAGTCGATTACACTTCTGAAGGGGAAGAATCTGCACACGATGAGACTCACGCTGACCATGATACCCCGCAACAGGAACATCATAAATCTGATGACGAGGAAAACATCGAACAACTATCAAGTTCTCTACATGCGTCCACTATCAACGCTAACAAGATTAAAGTCAGGAAGAAGCTATCTAGAAGAAGAGACAGGTCTGCACGAGAACTAGATCCAAGCCTTCTAACCGAAGCAGAAAGGAAacaagaaatcaaaatcttACAGAGGGAACTCGACAAACTCGAGGATGTGCAAAAGCTTGTCCTAAGAGATATAGAAGACGTGAATGAATCCACCTTGCGCAGTCTAGAACACGTCTCAACAAAACTAGAACAAAGGTGGGGAAACATGCTTCGTCAAGTTACAAAAGCAATGATAGATTTCTCAAGAGAGTCACTGAATGCTTGGAGACAAGTAAGAAAGGATAAATAG